A genomic region of Mitsuaria sp. 7 contains the following coding sequences:
- a CDS encoding ABC transporter ATP-binding protein has translation MNSTDAPTAASPSLATDLPAQLAVRGAELALGGRPVLRGVDLTLARGEVVALLGASGCGKTTLLRSIAGLQRLDRGSIAMAGQEVESLRPQQRDIGMVFQHYALFPNLSVRENIRFGPLARGEEAALADKRADELLDLIDLRALADRLPQALSGGQRQRVALARALATRPMLLLMDEPFSALDEHFRLPLRRQFRQLQRELGQSCVIVTHDREEAFEIADRVAVMFDGVIAQCASPRELRRAPANRRVADFLGIFNRLDARTLDGAWRRDGGHWIAPVEALVLDAGHADSDASCEALRFTATLRASYPGQQRVACELEGPGGQTLTLWRRHEDAEIAPGSVVQVAIAEPALRWIEE, from the coding sequence ATGAATTCGACCGATGCTCCGACCGCTGCTTCGCCTTCCCTGGCTACCGACCTGCCGGCGCAACTCGCGGTCCGCGGCGCGGAACTCGCGTTGGGCGGGCGACCGGTCCTGCGCGGCGTCGACCTGACGCTCGCGCGTGGCGAGGTCGTCGCATTGCTGGGCGCCTCGGGCTGCGGCAAGACGACCTTGCTGCGATCGATTGCCGGGCTGCAGCGACTGGATCGCGGGTCCATCGCGATGGCGGGCCAGGAAGTGGAGTCGCTGCGGCCGCAGCAGCGCGACATCGGCATGGTGTTCCAGCACTACGCGCTGTTCCCGAATCTGTCGGTGAGGGAGAACATCCGCTTCGGCCCGCTGGCGCGCGGCGAGGAAGCGGCGCTCGCCGACAAGCGGGCGGACGAGCTGCTCGATCTCATCGACCTGCGCGCGCTGGCGGACCGGCTGCCGCAGGCGCTCTCGGGCGGCCAGCGGCAGCGCGTGGCGCTCGCGCGGGCGCTGGCGACGCGGCCGATGCTGCTGCTGATGGACGAGCCGTTCTCCGCGCTCGACGAGCACTTCCGGCTGCCGCTGCGGCGGCAGTTCCGGCAGCTGCAGCGCGAGCTCGGCCAGAGCTGCGTGATCGTCACGCACGACCGCGAGGAGGCGTTCGAGATCGCCGACCGCGTGGCGGTCATGTTCGACGGCGTCATCGCGCAATGCGCGTCGCCGCGCGAGCTGCGGCGCGCGCCGGCGAACCGGCGGGTGGCGGACTTCCTCGGGATCTTCAACCGGCTGGACGCGAGGACCTTGGACGGCGCTTGGCGCCGCGATGGCGGGCACTGGATCGCACCGGTGGAGGCGCTGGTGCTTGATGCCGGTCACGCAGACAGCGACGCTTCATGCGAGGCGCTGCGCTTCACCGCGACGCTGCGAGCGAGTTATCCCGGGCAGCAACGCGTGGCGTGCGAGCTCGAAGGGCCGGGAGGCCAGACCTTGACGCTGTGGCGCAGGCATGAGGATGCCGAGATCGCGCCGGGCAGCGTCGTGCAGGTGGCGATCGCGGAGCCGGCATTGCGGTGGATCGAGGAATGA
- a CDS encoding glutathione S-transferase family protein: protein MALSLHFHPLSSFCHKALIALNELDIEVERRFLDLGDATQRAEFLARWPTGKMPLLVDGDRVVPETSVIIEYLAKRYGRPDQQLVPTDEDAAQEVRLMDRLLDLYVMLPMQAIVGDRLRAEADRDPIAVNKARGTLAMAYGMLEERLADREWAAGEHFSMADCAAAPSLFYAATLVPFGESQRRLGAYFGRLMQRPSVVRTLDEARPYFKFYPYREGLPEAYSP, encoded by the coding sequence ATGGCGCTGAGCCTGCACTTCCATCCGCTCTCTTCGTTCTGCCACAAGGCGCTGATCGCGTTGAACGAGCTGGACATCGAGGTCGAGCGGCGCTTCCTCGATCTCGGCGATGCGACGCAGCGGGCGGAGTTCCTCGCGCGCTGGCCGACGGGGAAGATGCCGCTGCTGGTCGACGGCGACCGCGTGGTGCCGGAGACCAGCGTGATCATCGAGTACCTCGCGAAGCGATATGGACGGCCGGATCAGCAACTGGTGCCGACCGATGAGGACGCGGCGCAGGAGGTGAGGTTGATGGACCGGCTGCTCGATCTCTACGTGATGCTGCCGATGCAGGCGATCGTCGGGGACCGGCTGCGCGCGGAAGCAGACCGCGATCCGATCGCGGTGAACAAGGCGCGCGGCACGCTGGCGATGGCGTATGGGATGTTGGAGGAGCGGCTCGCCGACCGCGAGTGGGCCGCGGGCGAGCACTTCAGCATGGCGGATTGCGCGGCGGCACCGTCGCTGTTCTATGCGGCGACGCTGGTGCCGTTCGGGGAATCGCAGCGGCGGCTGGGGGCGTACTTCGGGCGGTTGATGCAGCGCCCGTCGGTCGTGCGCACGCTCGACGAGGCGAGGCCGTACTTCAAGTTCTATCCGTATCGGGAAGGGTTACCTGAGGCGTACTCTCCTTAA
- a CDS encoding RHS repeat domain-containing protein, with protein MHGIKRHLQCRSKLAAAMTAFIAVIGSAGSIAHAATLPPPPVSPPPVTDYEYDAKGNPTKVIKAKGVSGFGFATTNAYDPLDRVKTSTDARNGVTQLGYDGIDQLKQVTDPRSLVTSYQRNGLGDLTQLASPDTGTANSTYDPNGNLLTRTDSRGVQATYVYDPLDRMTSAIYTKSGQAAQNYSWTYDQTGGDFGIGTKRLTTAVSPSTTTKYGYDIKGRLITVIQSVGGVVLTTRYGYDRADHVTSITYPSGRLLTIQYQDGFMTGMTLAKDAVSTAKPLITNVQWDPFGPMSSWQIQLTAGPKTIERVFDTYGRLVRYPLNGVVRDITYDAADRIVSYTHLDAATGAVTAEAQAMNQSFGYDELGRLTSIITPANSWTIGYDANGNRTGMTLNGAARNYTTATTSNRLTGIDNPVRSFTHDAAGNTLTDTGLGYTTTYGLDNRLATLTSAGVTTTYNYDAGGQRVRKVTGTSRPHFAYDPNGQLLGEYNSSGGALQEFVWLGNTLIAVLTNSSTTEPRIYYAYSDHLNTPRVIVNAAGDVRWRWIAEPFGTTAAETIPNSLENLVVNLRFPGQYFDKESGLSYNYFRDYDSTLGRYTQSDPIGLAGGLNTFSYVSGRPTQLSDQLGLCPICLIPALPFLPEATIIGGLWWSSQHDSSSRSKTGGASEEWKACPPNAGNQDPCKGLRDQLADHRRKYDEYVKNPSAGDNKGVLAAAFESNDMELYNKIINGRLKSLQGQIENFQRQLEVCERQHGKK; from the coding sequence ATGCATGGAATCAAGAGGCACCTGCAGTGCCGGAGCAAGCTCGCGGCCGCAATGACCGCGTTTATCGCCGTGATCGGCTCAGCCGGATCGATCGCCCATGCAGCGACGCTGCCGCCTCCGCCGGTATCACCCCCACCGGTCACCGATTACGAGTACGACGCCAAGGGCAATCCGACCAAGGTGATCAAGGCCAAGGGCGTGAGCGGCTTCGGCTTCGCGACGACCAATGCCTACGACCCGCTGGACCGGGTCAAGACCAGCACGGACGCCCGTAACGGCGTGACGCAGCTGGGCTACGACGGCATTGATCAGCTGAAGCAGGTCACCGATCCGCGCAGCCTCGTGACCTCATATCAGCGCAACGGGCTCGGTGATCTCACGCAGCTGGCGAGTCCTGACACGGGCACCGCCAACAGCACGTACGACCCCAATGGAAACCTGCTCACCCGGACCGACAGCCGCGGCGTTCAGGCGACCTATGTCTACGACCCGCTCGACCGAATGACATCGGCGATCTACACGAAGAGCGGGCAGGCGGCGCAGAACTACTCGTGGACTTATGACCAGACGGGCGGTGACTTCGGCATAGGCACCAAACGTCTGACCACGGCAGTCAGCCCCTCGACAACGACGAAATACGGCTACGACATCAAGGGTCGGCTCATCACCGTGATTCAAAGCGTTGGCGGCGTGGTGCTCACCACGCGCTACGGCTACGACCGCGCGGACCACGTCACCTCCATCACGTATCCGTCGGGCCGACTGCTGACGATTCAGTATCAAGACGGTTTCATGACCGGCATGACGCTGGCCAAGGATGCGGTCAGCACCGCCAAGCCGCTGATCACCAATGTCCAGTGGGATCCATTCGGGCCGATGAGCAGCTGGCAGATCCAGCTGACGGCAGGACCGAAGACGATCGAGCGGGTCTTCGACACGTATGGGCGCCTTGTCCGCTACCCGCTGAACGGCGTGGTGCGCGACATCACCTACGACGCCGCCGATCGCATCGTCAGCTACACGCACCTGGACGCGGCAACTGGAGCGGTGACGGCTGAAGCGCAGGCGATGAACCAGAGCTTCGGGTACGACGAGCTCGGTCGCCTGACCAGCATCATCACGCCGGCCAACTCCTGGACCATCGGCTACGACGCCAACGGCAACCGGACTGGGATGACGCTCAACGGCGCGGCGCGGAACTACACCACCGCGACGACGAGCAACCGGCTCACCGGTATCGATAACCCGGTACGCAGCTTCACCCACGACGCCGCAGGCAACACGCTCACAGACACCGGGCTCGGCTACACGACCACGTACGGGCTCGATAACCGTCTGGCCACGCTCACGAGCGCTGGCGTCACCACGACCTACAACTACGACGCTGGCGGCCAACGCGTGCGCAAGGTGACAGGCACGTCCCGACCCCACTTCGCGTATGACCCGAACGGACAGCTCCTCGGCGAGTACAACAGCTCAGGCGGCGCGCTGCAGGAATTCGTCTGGCTGGGCAACACGCTGATCGCGGTGCTGACCAACTCGTCGACAACGGAGCCGCGGATCTACTACGCGTACTCGGATCACCTCAACACACCGCGCGTGATCGTGAACGCCGCGGGAGACGTCCGCTGGCGCTGGATCGCCGAGCCATTCGGGACAACGGCGGCAGAGACGATCCCCAACTCGCTTGAGAACCTCGTCGTCAACCTGCGCTTCCCCGGTCAGTACTTCGACAAGGAATCGGGGCTGAGCTACAACTACTTCCGGGACTATGACTCCACACTGGGGCGATACACACAATCAGACCCTATAGGGCTTGCAGGAGGTCTCAACACGTTCAGCTACGTGAGTGGACGACCAACTCAACTGAGCGATCAGCTCGGACTCTGTCCCATCTGCCTGATCCCAGCGCTCCCCTTCCTTCCCGAGGCAACGATCATCGGGGGGCTGTGGTGGTCATCCCAGCACGATTCGTCGTCGAGGTCGAAAACAGGCGGAGCAAGCGAGGAATGGAAAGCTTGCCCGCCCAACGCTGGCAATCAAGACCCTTGCAAGGGTCTTCGAGATCAGCTTGCAGATCACCGACGGAAGTACGATGAGTACGTTAAGAATCCCAGCGCCGGCGATAACAAAGGGGTACTGGCCGCAGCGTTCGAGAGCAACGACATGGAGCTATACAACAAGATCATCAACGGACGTCTTAAGAGTCTGCAGGGGCAGATCGAGAATTTCCAACGTCAGCTTGAGGTATGTGAGAGGCAGCATGGAAAAAAGTAA
- a CDS encoding RHS repeat domain-containing protein, protein MSIQRNALFAFMALTGATPVFATDCHKLWNTFDFVSRSLRVAGGLPGCYPTPEALKEALWAAVKPIIEKPLENSDYVETSTVSPGPCQPAGFHDVLPYPLHQCSYSILTKVFYKVSGNTTSSVTNKYFDMTMDCGAYLNSNWRADLNRCMRWLDERPANTCTPQRGNPIGILTGLKSQRERIVGWGRGHELVLSYAPRDAALLIDRYPGGPATFGRLWQANLLKRVMMNGSLYTPIFMRGDGTSKSFQSFGDQASTPLELDKATFVRNETSWNYYDTSASAVERYVGDSRPELTRVHYADGRYLDYLYGGVLAKEGGTMSVRVITAVRDETGRMLSFEYEPDPYYFSTVRVKSVIDAGGRRHSFQYGVFGGLASIGHPDNTSRSYRYEDAAHTWAITSLVDEAGDVHGSYTYDSEGRAVSTATGSNGERWQVSWPTPPQWTLTLTDDIPNSRTTRRLDVLQAVSANVTGPDGRTTGVASQQIAGSTVTKGLSQPAGSGCEAASSTLDYDTEGNVSRRADFNGGQTCHANIPVRHLESSRVEGLASGAACAPVLSTGATLPAGARKVSSQWHPDWRMATKTAEPRRITTLVYNGQPDPFNGNAVASCAPADAKLPDGKPIVVLCKRVEHATTDETGALGFNAVLQSGVPARATAWTYNATGQVLTESDPRGNVVVVNEYYTDTTADHTKGDLKSSQNAVGQITSFLRYDAYGKPLEVVDANTSTTTYVYDLRQRLTSVTTADSTSTYEYWPTGLLKKSSQLDGSAVNYEYDDAHRLVAASDTRGNRVEYTLDQSGNKTNEIAKDPQGALKRSMSRAFDALGRAQQTTGRE, encoded by the coding sequence ATGTCCATTCAACGGAACGCCCTCTTCGCGTTCATGGCGCTGACCGGCGCCACACCGGTCTTCGCGACCGATTGCCACAAGCTCTGGAACACCTTCGACTTCGTCTCGCGATCGCTGCGCGTGGCGGGCGGCTTGCCCGGGTGCTATCCGACACCCGAAGCCTTGAAGGAGGCGCTGTGGGCAGCGGTGAAACCCATCATCGAGAAGCCTCTAGAGAATTCCGACTACGTGGAAACAAGCACTGTTTCCCCAGGACCTTGCCAGCCAGCGGGGTTTCACGACGTGCTGCCCTATCCCCTCCACCAATGCAGCTACTCGATCCTGACAAAGGTGTTCTACAAGGTCAGCGGCAACACCACGTCGTCCGTCACCAACAAGTATTTCGACATGACGATGGACTGCGGTGCCTACTTGAACAGCAATTGGCGCGCAGACCTGAACCGCTGCATGAGGTGGCTCGACGAGCGGCCGGCTAATACGTGCACGCCGCAACGCGGCAATCCGATCGGCATCCTGACCGGTCTCAAGTCACAACGTGAACGCATCGTGGGCTGGGGCCGCGGGCATGAGTTGGTCCTCAGCTATGCCCCGCGCGACGCCGCCCTGCTCATTGACAGGTATCCAGGCGGGCCCGCCACCTTCGGCAGGTTATGGCAAGCCAATCTGCTCAAGCGCGTGATGATGAATGGCAGCCTCTACACGCCGATCTTCATGCGCGGCGATGGCACGTCGAAGTCCTTCCAATCCTTCGGAGATCAGGCCTCAACACCGCTGGAGCTGGACAAGGCCACTTTCGTCCGCAACGAAACAAGCTGGAACTACTACGACACGAGCGCCTCAGCCGTCGAACGGTATGTCGGCGATTCGAGGCCGGAGTTGACGCGCGTGCACTATGCCGACGGACGGTATCTGGACTATCTCTACGGTGGCGTGCTGGCCAAGGAGGGCGGAACGATGAGCGTGCGCGTCATCACCGCAGTGCGCGATGAAACGGGGAGGATGCTGAGCTTTGAGTACGAGCCGGATCCCTACTACTTTTCGACGGTCCGCGTGAAATCGGTGATCGACGCGGGCGGTCGACGGCATTCATTCCAATACGGCGTGTTCGGCGGCCTGGCCTCCATCGGACATCCTGACAACACGTCGCGCAGCTATCGCTATGAGGATGCGGCCCACACCTGGGCCATCACCTCGCTGGTCGATGAGGCGGGCGATGTTCATGGCAGCTACACCTACGACTCGGAGGGTCGTGCCGTCTCGACGGCCACCGGCAGCAACGGGGAGCGGTGGCAGGTCTCGTGGCCGACACCGCCGCAGTGGACGTTGACGCTCACGGACGATATCCCGAACAGTCGAACCACTCGCCGGCTGGACGTGCTGCAGGCGGTGAGCGCGAATGTCACAGGACCGGATGGTCGAACGACGGGCGTCGCCAGCCAGCAGATTGCGGGCTCCACGGTGACGAAGGGGCTGTCGCAGCCGGCCGGCTCGGGTTGCGAGGCGGCGAGTTCGACTTTGGACTACGACACGGAAGGCAATGTCAGTCGTCGGGCCGATTTCAACGGTGGACAGACCTGCCACGCCAACATCCCGGTGCGACACCTGGAGTCGTCACGGGTCGAGGGCCTTGCCTCGGGCGCAGCGTGCGCACCGGTGTTGAGCACGGGGGCGACCTTACCCGCCGGAGCGCGAAAGGTTAGTTCGCAATGGCATCCCGACTGGCGCATGGCGACGAAGACGGCGGAGCCGCGTCGCATCACCACGCTGGTCTACAACGGTCAGCCGGATCCGTTCAACGGCAACGCCGTGGCCAGCTGTGCGCCGGCGGACGCGAAGCTGCCGGACGGCAAGCCCATCGTCGTGCTGTGCAAGCGCGTGGAGCACGCGACGACCGATGAGACGGGGGCTCTCGGTTTCAACGCCGTGCTCCAGTCCGGTGTGCCAGCCCGTGCGACCGCTTGGACTTACAACGCGACGGGTCAGGTCTTGACCGAGAGTGATCCGCGCGGGAATGTCGTCGTCGTCAATGAGTACTACACCGACACGACGGCGGACCACACCAAGGGCGATCTGAAGTCGTCGCAGAACGCTGTCGGCCAGATCACGAGCTTCCTGCGCTACGACGCCTACGGCAAGCCGCTGGAGGTCGTCGACGCCAACACGAGCACGACGACTTACGTCTACGACCTGCGTCAGCGACTGACATCGGTGACGACGGCGGATTCGACCAGCACCTACGAGTACTGGCCAACAGGCCTACTCAAGAAGTCGTCTCAGCTAGACGGCAGCGCGGTGAACTACGAGTACGACGATGCGCACAGACTGGTCGCGGCCTCCGACACGCGGGGCAATCGCGTCGAGTACACGCTCGACCAGAGCGGCAACAAGACCAATGAAATCGCCAAGGACCCGCAGGGCGCGCTCAAGCGGTCAATGAGCCGCGCGTTCGATGCGCTGGGTCGGGCACAACAGACGACGGGGAGGGAGTAA
- a CDS encoding ABC transporter permease subunit has product MSAASTSTTNRPVISAFALAALLIVVLVPMTALLIYGLTGRWDRHWWPEDPTLRWMVDAVVDPRVQGAVLRTTLLALASATLALVCGALATIPAALAVQLDDGPAARRLQRTLDLVALLPFAIAPVVIAICALELFVGRWGGWLPLPLVYVAVVAPTLFPLIHKTLQSALAQLNAASLIEAGRTLGASDGHTVRRVLLPMLAPALLAAFLLAWVTAAMEFAIANLLLGGQLELLQPLMNSLRNANGHQAAALMVLAFAGVGAVVAAVAALTRRWTSGAQDR; this is encoded by the coding sequence ATGAGCGCCGCATCGACCTCCACCACGAACCGCCCGGTGATCTCTGCCTTCGCGCTGGCGGCGCTGCTGATCGTGGTGCTCGTGCCGATGACGGCCTTGCTGATCTACGGCCTCACCGGACGATGGGATCGCCACTGGTGGCCGGAAGATCCGACGCTGCGCTGGATGGTCGATGCCGTCGTCGATCCGCGCGTGCAGGGCGCGGTGCTGCGCACGACGCTGCTCGCCCTGGCGAGTGCGACCCTGGCGCTGGTCTGCGGCGCGCTGGCGACGATCCCCGCGGCGCTCGCGGTGCAGCTCGACGACGGCCCGGCCGCACGACGACTGCAGCGCACGCTGGACCTCGTCGCGCTGCTGCCCTTCGCGATCGCCCCGGTGGTGATCGCGATCTGCGCACTGGAGCTGTTCGTCGGACGCTGGGGCGGCTGGTTGCCGCTGCCGCTGGTCTACGTCGCGGTGGTCGCGCCGACGCTGTTCCCGCTGATCCACAAGACGCTGCAATCGGCGCTCGCGCAACTGAACGCCGCTTCGCTGATCGAGGCGGGCCGCACGCTCGGCGCGAGCGACGGCCACACGGTGCGTCGCGTGCTGCTGCCGATGCTGGCGCCGGCGCTGCTCGCCGCGTTCCTGCTCGCGTGGGTCACGGCGGCGATGGAATTCGCGATCGCCAACCTGCTGCTCGGCGGACAGCTGGAGCTCCTGCAGCCGCTGATGAACAGCCTGCGCAACGCCAACGGCCACCAGGCGGCGGCGCTGATGGTGCTGGCTTTCGCCGGCGTCGGCGCGGTGGTCGCGGCGGTCGCCGCGCTCACCCGCCGCTGGACTTCGGGCGCGCAGGACCGATGA
- a CDS encoding ABC transporter substrate-binding protein, with translation MTLSRRSLLRTLPASLPALVPGALPTLLPASLGLFAFDASAQGGQPASIALDALMTAARKEGRVNSLGMPDDWANWRATWADLQRLYGLAHVDTDMSSAEEIAKIEAEKTNASADIGDVGFEFGAIAKARGITQPYKPTTWAQVPDWAKDAEGHWALAYTGTIAFAVNRKRVKDVPRSWQALFASKARVMIGEVGRAAQSNAAVLAAAVALGGDETKLQPALTAFAQIAKDKRLIGTNATPALMERAEADVFLLWDFNALSYRAKLPNAADYEVLIPSDGSITSGYTTILNRWSQRPNAAMLTREYIFSDAGQMNLARGHARPIRIAQLPLPAELKALLVPEAQYAKARALKPAVWTEEVKKLPRAWQREVLGAAR, from the coding sequence ATGACCTTGTCCCGACGCAGCTTGCTGCGGACCCTGCCCGCTTCGCTGCCGGCCCTCGTGCCCGGCGCCCTGCCCACCCTCCTGCCCGCCTCGCTCGGGCTTTTTGCGTTTGATGCCTCGGCGCAAGGCGGCCAGCCGGCGTCGATCGCGCTGGACGCGTTGATGACCGCCGCCCGCAAGGAAGGCCGCGTGAACAGCCTGGGCATGCCCGACGACTGGGCCAACTGGCGCGCGACCTGGGCCGACCTGCAGCGGCTCTACGGCCTGGCGCATGTCGACACCGACATGAGCAGCGCCGAGGAGATCGCCAAGATCGAGGCCGAGAAGACCAACGCGAGCGCGGACATCGGCGACGTGGGGTTCGAGTTCGGCGCGATCGCGAAGGCGCGCGGCATCACGCAACCGTACAAGCCGACGACCTGGGCGCAGGTGCCCGACTGGGCCAAGGATGCCGAAGGGCACTGGGCGCTCGCCTACACCGGCACGATCGCGTTCGCGGTGAACCGCAAGCGGGTCAAGGACGTGCCGCGGAGCTGGCAGGCGCTGTTCGCCTCCAAGGCGCGCGTGATGATCGGCGAAGTCGGCCGCGCGGCGCAGTCCAATGCGGCGGTGCTCGCGGCGGCGGTGGCGCTGGGCGGCGACGAGACGAAGCTGCAGCCCGCGCTGACGGCCTTCGCGCAGATCGCGAAGGACAAGCGTCTGATCGGCACCAACGCGACGCCCGCGCTGATGGAGCGCGCCGAAGCCGACGTCTTCCTGCTGTGGGACTTCAACGCCCTCTCCTACCGCGCGAAGCTGCCCAACGCGGCGGACTACGAAGTGCTGATCCCCTCGGACGGCTCGATCACCAGCGGCTACACGACGATCCTCAACCGCTGGTCGCAGCGGCCGAACGCGGCGATGCTGACGAGGGAGTACATCTTCAGCGACGCCGGCCAGATGAACCTCGCACGCGGCCACGCGCGGCCGATCCGCATCGCGCAGCTGCCGCTGCCCGCGGAACTGAAGGCGCTGCTGGTGCCCGAGGCGCAGTACGCGAAGGCGCGCGCGCTGAAGCCGGCCGTATGGACCGAAGAGGTCAAGAAGCTGCCGCGCGCGTGGCAGCGCGAGGTGCTGGGAGCGGCGCGATGA
- a CDS encoding alkaline phosphatase family protein, which produces MNPGVNPTSGIAATADAISGAAQAGTSSTSGSSIDAVAEAAAAIAQAADPARKLVVLLADGLRADTARDYMGYLQALNEAGRAQWRSLRCELPSLSRPLYATVINGEPPLTHGILGNGQAGQQLARHLFQRLDAQGVPAAVAAYHWFYELLAGEVFDPLQHRDAVPAGCGIQAARWYWEDDYPDSHLLADAEALRRAHLPVQGPSLLFIHPMGPDLAGHVHGGESTQYAMSARKLDMLLAQLLPRWHADGFDLLLTSDHGMNADRMHGGPLPVEREVPLVWVPHDGAVGLDLPERQTGIADWILARLGLKDATGGAPA; this is translated from the coding sequence ATGAACCCGGGCGTCAACCCCACCTCCGGCATCGCAGCGACGGCCGACGCGATCTCGGGCGCAGCGCAGGCCGGGACGTCGTCCACGTCCGGATCGTCGATCGATGCCGTGGCCGAAGCGGCCGCGGCCATCGCGCAGGCGGCCGATCCGGCGCGCAAGCTCGTCGTGCTGCTGGCCGACGGTCTGCGCGCCGACACCGCGCGCGACTACATGGGCTACCTGCAGGCGCTCAACGAGGCGGGCCGCGCGCAATGGCGCTCGCTGCGCTGCGAGCTGCCGAGCCTCTCGCGCCCGCTCTACGCGACGGTGATCAACGGCGAGCCGCCGCTGACGCACGGCATCCTCGGCAACGGGCAGGCAGGGCAGCAGCTCGCGCGTCACCTGTTCCAGCGCCTGGACGCGCAGGGCGTGCCGGCGGCGGTCGCCGCCTACCACTGGTTCTACGAGCTGCTGGCGGGCGAGGTCTTCGATCCGCTGCAGCATCGCGACGCGGTGCCGGCCGGCTGCGGCATCCAGGCGGCGCGCTGGTACTGGGAAGACGACTACCCCGACAGCCACCTGCTCGCCGACGCCGAAGCGCTGCGCCGCGCGCACCTGCCGGTGCAAGGCCCGTCGCTGCTGTTCATCCATCCGATGGGGCCGGACCTCGCGGGTCATGTGCACGGCGGCGAATCGACGCAGTACGCGATGAGCGCGCGCAAGCTCGACATGCTGCTCGCGCAGCTGCTGCCGCGCTGGCACGCGGACGGCTTCGACCTGCTGCTGACCAGCGACCACGGCATGAACGCCGACCGCATGCACGGCGGGCCGCTGCCGGTCGAACGCGAGGTCCCGCTGGTCTGGGTGCCGCATGACGGCGCGGTGGGCCTGGACTTGCCCGAGCGCCAGACCGGCATCGCGGATTGGATCCTGGCTCGGCTGGGCCTCAAGGACGCCACGGGAGGCGCGCCCGCATGA